Proteins found in one Sphaeramia orbicularis chromosome 8, fSphaOr1.1, whole genome shotgun sequence genomic segment:
- the LOC115423695 gene encoding H-2 class II histocompatibility antigen, A-U alpha chain-like, which yields MFNAIALTLLGAIFTSAQGSHKMCHTLSCVQSSEAQVIFTCDGDEAFHADFKKGEVVWDSKIPTSCHAHYAYQYAVYFRQLCGNFFEKWKQEESAPTTIEAPELIVYSRDDVIEQTENTLICFINHFFPPVIKIKWTKNGIEVETEDSFQAFILNPDGTFHLFSTLSFIAKDSDIYGCTVEHEALMEPKTEFFEVHSSETDNHSFVYCGICLTVGFLGIAVGTFFAVKGNKYQTS from the exons ATGTTCAACGCAATTGCACTTACTCTCTTAGGAGCAATTTTCACCTCTGCACAAG gAAGTCATAAAATGTGTCACACTCTATCGTGTGTTCAATCAAGTGAAGCTCAAGTCATTTTCACATGTGATGGTGATGAAGCCTTCCATGCAGACTTTAAAAAAGGAGAAGTTGTTTGGGACAGTAAAATCCCTACTTCTTGCCATGCTCATTATGCCTACCAGTATGCAGTCTATTTCAGACAATTGTGTGGAAATTTCTTTGAAAAATGGAAACAAGAAGAATCAGCTCCTACAACTATAG AGGCACCTGAACTCATCGTCTACTCTAGAGATGATGTgatagaacagacagaaaatactCTCATCTGCTTCATCAACCATTTCTTCCCTCCCGTCATCAAAATAAAGTGGACCAAGAATGGAATAGAAGTAGAAACAGAAGATTCCTTTCAGGCATTTATTCTCAACCCAGATGGCACCTTTCATTTGTTTTCCACACTGAGTTTTATTGCAAAAGACAGTGACATATACGGCTGCACTGTGGAACATGAAGCACTGATGGAACCTAAGACCGAGTTTTTTG AGGTCCACTCAAGTGAAACAGATAATCATTCATTTGTCTATTGTGGAATATGCCTGACTGTTGGATTTCTGGGAATTGCTGTGGGAACTTTTTTTGCTGTTAAAGGAAACAAGTACCAGACAAGCTAG
- the LOC115423692 gene encoding rano class II histocompatibility antigen, A beta chain-like isoform X2, whose amino-acid sequence MLRFCEPGFCCEEIFKKNMDILIFYLFMLFSPFALGDNYFQSQGCCTFDGPGWEHMEYTVTYFYNKKLVMLYNSTTGNYTGFTKTGIHVAHLCQNDPYEQIEKTFEKDLMCKHNLHAVKDTGHITIAPTVKVTRVMHPSVLLCSAYDFYPKQIRVMWLRNGQEVVSSTEAIPDGDWYYQIHSYLGYTPTPGETISCVVEHASLREPLILVWDSSLPKSQRIIDGVGTFFLVLGLVCMSVGFIYYKRKSAAPLTLCQGREMVPVEVVPVAGAL is encoded by the exons ATGCTTCGTTTTTGTGAACCAGGTTTTTGTTGTGAAgaaattttcaagaaaaacatggacattttaattttttatctatTCATGCTTTTTTCTCCTTTTGCTCTAG GTGATAACTATTTTCAGTCCCAAGGCTGTTGTACGTTTGATGGTCCAGGATGGGAACACATGGAGTATACAGTCACATATTTTTATAACAAGAAATTAGTGATGTTGTACAACAGCACAACTGGCAACTACACAGGATTTACAAAGACTGGAATTCACGTGGCACATCTCTGTCAGAACGATCCCTACGAACAAAtagaaaaaacatttgaaaaggactTGATGTGCAAACACAACCTACATGCAGTCAAAGA tacagGCCACATAACAATTGCACCCACTGTCAAAGTGACTCGAGTGATGCACCCTTCAGTGCTTCTGTGCAGCGCTTAtgatttctatccaaaacaaatcaGAGTCATGTGGTTGCGGAATGGACAGGAAGTCGTTTCTTCCACTGAAGCAATACCTGATGGGGATTGGTACTACCAGATTCATTCCTATCTGGGGTATACCCCAACTCCTGGAGAAACCATAAGCTGTGTGGTAGAGCACGCCAGCCTCCGTGAACCTCTGATTCTGGTCTGGG ACTCCTCTCTTCCCAAGTCACAAAGGATTATAGATGGTGTGGGAACATTTTTCCTGGTCCTTGGTTTAGTCTGTATGAGCGTTGGATTTATCTACTACAAGAGGAAGTCTGCAGCACCTTTGACACTTTGTCAAG GGCGGGAGATGGTTCCTGTTGAGGTCGTTCCTGTGGCTGGAGCCCTGTAG
- the LOC115423691 gene encoding rano class II histocompatibility antigen, A beta chain-like isoform X1 yields the protein MYVLSVCLFVVFSPFTLGVNYFQCNACCTFDGPGWEHMEYTVRHFYNKKLGMLYNSTTGNYTGFTEYGIHVAHVLQNDPYGQIARKIENDLMCKDRLFVVKDLDVGMTCCFLRPFSLLHFVRHVLFELFLDSSGLAVIRSGGHLLFHIVPGNFTVAPTVKVTRVMHPSGLLCSAYDFYPKQIRVMWFRNGQEVVSFTEAIPDGDWYYQIHSYLEYTPTPGQTISCVVEHTSLHEPLIQVWDSSLPKSQRIIDGVGTFFLVLGLVCMSVGFIYYKRKSAAPLTLCRGREMVPVEVVPVAGAL from the exons ATGTACGTTTtaagtgtttgtctgtttgtggttTTCTCTCCTTTCACTCTAG gTGTTAACTATTTTCAGTGCAATGCCTGTTGTACGTTTGATGGTCCAGGATGGGAACACATGGAGTATACTGTCAGACATTTTTATAACAAGAAATTAGGGATGTTGTACAACAGCACAACTGGCAACTACACAGGATTTACAGAGTATGGAATTCACGTGGCACATGTCCTTCAGAATGATCCCTACGGACAAATTGCAAGAAAAATCGAAAATGACTTGATGTGCAAAGACAGGCTATTTGTGGTCAAAGACTTAG ATGTTGGCATGACTTGTTGCTTTTTGAGACCTTTTAGCCTACTTCACTTTGTCAGACATGTTCTATTTGAGTTATTTCTTGATTCATCTGGTCTGGCAGTAATCAGGTCTGGGGGGCATTTACTTTTTCACATAGTTCCAG GCAATTTCACAGTTGCACCCACTGTCAAAGTGACTCGAGTGATGCACCCCTCAGGGCTTCTGTGCAGCGCTTAcgatttctatccaaaacaaatcaGAGTCATGTGGTTCCGGAATGGACAGGAGGTCGTTTCTTTCACTGAAGCGATACCTGATGGGGATTGGTACTACCAGATTCATTCCTATCTGGAGTATACCCCAACTCCTGGACAAACCATAAGCTGTGTGGTAGAACACACCAGCCTCCACGAACCTCTGATTCAGGTCTGGG ACTCCTCTCTTCCCAAGTCACAAAGGATTATAGATGGTGTGGGAACATTTTTCCTGGTCCTTGGTTTAGTCTGTATGAGCGTTGGATTTATCTACTACAAGAGGAAGTCTGCAGCACCTTTGACACTTTGTCGAG GGCGGGAGATGGTTCCTGTTGAGGTCGTTCCTGTGGCTGGAGCCCTGTAG
- the LOC115423692 gene encoding rano class II histocompatibility antigen, A beta chain-like isoform X1, with amino-acid sequence MLRFCEPGFCCEEIFKKNMDILIFYLFMLFSPFALGDNYFQSQGCCTFDGPGWEHMEYTVTYFYNKKLVMLYNSTTGNYTGFTKTGIHVAHLCQNDPYEQIEKTFEKDLMCKHNLHAVKDLGHITIAPTVKVTRVMHPSVLLCSAYDFYPKQIRVMWLRNGQEVVSSTEAIPDGDWYYQIHSYLGYTPTPGETISCVVEHASLREPLILVWDSSLPKSQRIIDGVGTFFLVLGLVCMSVGFIYYKRKSAAPLTLCQGREMVPVEVVPVAGAL; translated from the exons ATGCTTCGTTTTTGTGAACCAGGTTTTTGTTGTGAAgaaattttcaagaaaaacatggacattttaattttttatctatTCATGCTTTTTTCTCCTTTTGCTCTAG GTGATAACTATTTTCAGTCCCAAGGCTGTTGTACGTTTGATGGTCCAGGATGGGAACACATGGAGTATACAGTCACATATTTTTATAACAAGAAATTAGTGATGTTGTACAACAGCACAACTGGCAACTACACAGGATTTACAAAGACTGGAATTCACGTGGCACATCTCTGTCAGAACGATCCCTACGAACAAAtagaaaaaacatttgaaaaggactTGATGTGCAAACACAACCTACATGCAGTCAAAGACTTAG GCCACATAACAATTGCACCCACTGTCAAAGTGACTCGAGTGATGCACCCTTCAGTGCTTCTGTGCAGCGCTTAtgatttctatccaaaacaaatcaGAGTCATGTGGTTGCGGAATGGACAGGAAGTCGTTTCTTCCACTGAAGCAATACCTGATGGGGATTGGTACTACCAGATTCATTCCTATCTGGGGTATACCCCAACTCCTGGAGAAACCATAAGCTGTGTGGTAGAGCACGCCAGCCTCCGTGAACCTCTGATTCTGGTCTGGG ACTCCTCTCTTCCCAAGTCACAAAGGATTATAGATGGTGTGGGAACATTTTTCCTGGTCCTTGGTTTAGTCTGTATGAGCGTTGGATTTATCTACTACAAGAGGAAGTCTGCAGCACCTTTGACACTTTGTCAAG GGCGGGAGATGGTTCCTGTTGAGGTCGTTCCTGTGGCTGGAGCCCTGTAG
- the LOC115423694 gene encoding H-2 class II histocompatibility antigen, A-U alpha chain-like isoform X1 yields the protein MYKGMRKYTSNSTTTTQTFIQQDDYVQRNCTYSLRSNLHLCTSHELCNTISCVQSSAQVIFTCDDDEVYHADFKKEEVVWDSKIPAFLRLDHAYQYAVYSRHLCKRFFELWKGEKSAPTLTEAPELIVYSRNDVIEQTENALICFINHFFPPVIKIKWTKNGIEVETEDSFQAFILNPDGTFHLFSTLSFIAKDGDIYGCTVEHEALTEPKTEFFEVHSSETDNHSFVYCGISLTVGFLGIAVGTFFAVKGNKYQTS from the exons ATGTACAAGG GTATGAGGAAGTACACATCCAACTCAACCACAACCACACAAACATTTATTCAACAAGATGACTATGTTCAACGCAATTGCACTTACTCTCTTAGGAGCAATTTGCACCTCTGCACAAG TCATGAACTGTGCAACACTATATCATGTGTTCAATCAAGTGCTCAAGTCATTTTCacatgtgatgatgatgaagtctATCATGCAGACTTTAAAAAAGAAGAAGTTGTTTGGGACAGCAAAATCCCTGCTTTTTTACGTCTTGATCATGCCTACCAGTATGCAGTCTATTCCAGACACTTGTGTAAACGTTTCTTTGAATTATGGAAAGGCGAAAAATCAGCTCCTACACTTACAG AAGCACCTGAACTCATCGTCTACTCTAGAAATGATGTgatagaacagacagaaaatgCTCTCATCTGCTTCATCAACCATTTCTTCCCTCCCGTCATCAAAATAAAGTGGACCAAGAATGGAATAGAAGTAGAAACAGAAGATTCCTTTCAGGCATTTATTCTCAACCCAGATGGCACCTTTCATTTGTTTTCCACACTGAGTTTTATTGCAAAAGACGGTGACATATACGGCTGCACTGTGGAACATGAAGCACTGACGGAACCTAAGACCGAGTTTTTTG AGGTCCACTCAAGTGAAACAGATAATCATTCATTTGTCTATTGTGGAATATCCCTGACTGTTGGATTTCTGGGAATTGCTGTGGGAACTTTTTTTGCTGTTAAAGGAAACAAGTACCAGACAAGCTAG
- the LOC115423692 gene encoding rano class II histocompatibility antigen, A beta chain-like isoform X3 produces the protein MHPSVLLCSAYDFYPKQIRVMWLRNGQEVVSSTEAIPDGDWYYQIHSYLGYTPTPGETISCVVEHASLREPLILVWDSSLPKSQRIIDGVGTFFLVLGLVCMSVGFIYYKRKSAAPLTLCQGREMVPVEVVPVAGAL, from the exons ATGCACCCTTCAGTGCTTCTGTGCAGCGCTTAtgatttctatccaaaacaaatcaGAGTCATGTGGTTGCGGAATGGACAGGAAGTCGTTTCTTCCACTGAAGCAATACCTGATGGGGATTGGTACTACCAGATTCATTCCTATCTGGGGTATACCCCAACTCCTGGAGAAACCATAAGCTGTGTGGTAGAGCACGCCAGCCTCCGTGAACCTCTGATTCTGGTCTGGG ACTCCTCTCTTCCCAAGTCACAAAGGATTATAGATGGTGTGGGAACATTTTTCCTGGTCCTTGGTTTAGTCTGTATGAGCGTTGGATTTATCTACTACAAGAGGAAGTCTGCAGCACCTTTGACACTTTGTCAAG GGCGGGAGATGGTTCCTGTTGAGGTCGTTCCTGTGGCTGGAGCCCTGTAG
- the LOC115423694 gene encoding H-2 class II histocompatibility antigen, A-U alpha chain-like isoform X2, with the protein MTMFNAIALTLLGAICTSAQGSHELCNTISCVQSSAQVIFTCDDDEVYHADFKKEEVVWDSKIPAFLRLDHAYQYAVYSRHLCKRFFELWKGEKSAPTLTEAPELIVYSRNDVIEQTENALICFINHFFPPVIKIKWTKNGIEVETEDSFQAFILNPDGTFHLFSTLSFIAKDGDIYGCTVEHEALTEPKTEFFEVHSSETDNHSFVYCGISLTVGFLGIAVGTFFAVKGNKYQTS; encoded by the exons ATGACTATGTTCAACGCAATTGCACTTACTCTCTTAGGAGCAATTTGCACCTCTGCACAAG gAAGTCATGAACTGTGCAACACTATATCATGTGTTCAATCAAGTGCTCAAGTCATTTTCacatgtgatgatgatgaagtctATCATGCAGACTTTAAAAAAGAAGAAGTTGTTTGGGACAGCAAAATCCCTGCTTTTTTACGTCTTGATCATGCCTACCAGTATGCAGTCTATTCCAGACACTTGTGTAAACGTTTCTTTGAATTATGGAAAGGCGAAAAATCAGCTCCTACACTTACAG AAGCACCTGAACTCATCGTCTACTCTAGAAATGATGTgatagaacagacagaaaatgCTCTCATCTGCTTCATCAACCATTTCTTCCCTCCCGTCATCAAAATAAAGTGGACCAAGAATGGAATAGAAGTAGAAACAGAAGATTCCTTTCAGGCATTTATTCTCAACCCAGATGGCACCTTTCATTTGTTTTCCACACTGAGTTTTATTGCAAAAGACGGTGACATATACGGCTGCACTGTGGAACATGAAGCACTGACGGAACCTAAGACCGAGTTTTTTG AGGTCCACTCAAGTGAAACAGATAATCATTCATTTGTCTATTGTGGAATATCCCTGACTGTTGGATTTCTGGGAATTGCTGTGGGAACTTTTTTTGCTGTTAAAGGAAACAAGTACCAGACAAGCTAG
- the LOC115423691 gene encoding class II histocompatibility antigen, B-L beta chain-like isoform X2, with the protein MYVLSVCLFVVFSPFTLGVNYFQCNACCTFDGPGWEHMEYTVRHFYNKKLGMLYNSTTGNYTGFTEYGIHVAHVLQNDPYGQIARKIENDLMCKDRLFVVKDLGNFTVAPTVKVTRVMHPSGLLCSAYDFYPKQIRVMWFRNGQEVVSFTEAIPDGDWYYQIHSYLEYTPTPGQTISCVVEHTSLHEPLIQVWDSSLPKSQRIIDGVGTFFLVLGLVCMSVGFIYYKRKSAAPLTLCRGREMVPVEVVPVAGAL; encoded by the exons ATGTACGTTTtaagtgtttgtctgtttgtggttTTCTCTCCTTTCACTCTAG gTGTTAACTATTTTCAGTGCAATGCCTGTTGTACGTTTGATGGTCCAGGATGGGAACACATGGAGTATACTGTCAGACATTTTTATAACAAGAAATTAGGGATGTTGTACAACAGCACAACTGGCAACTACACAGGATTTACAGAGTATGGAATTCACGTGGCACATGTCCTTCAGAATGATCCCTACGGACAAATTGCAAGAAAAATCGAAAATGACTTGATGTGCAAAGACAGGCTATTTGTGGTCAAAGACTTAG GCAATTTCACAGTTGCACCCACTGTCAAAGTGACTCGAGTGATGCACCCCTCAGGGCTTCTGTGCAGCGCTTAcgatttctatccaaaacaaatcaGAGTCATGTGGTTCCGGAATGGACAGGAGGTCGTTTCTTTCACTGAAGCGATACCTGATGGGGATTGGTACTACCAGATTCATTCCTATCTGGAGTATACCCCAACTCCTGGACAAACCATAAGCTGTGTGGTAGAACACACCAGCCTCCACGAACCTCTGATTCAGGTCTGGG ACTCCTCTCTTCCCAAGTCACAAAGGATTATAGATGGTGTGGGAACATTTTTCCTGGTCCTTGGTTTAGTCTGTATGAGCGTTGGATTTATCTACTACAAGAGGAAGTCTGCAGCACCTTTGACACTTTGTCGAG GGCGGGAGATGGTTCCTGTTGAGGTCGTTCCTGTGGCTGGAGCCCTGTAG